One window of the Rhipicephalus microplus isolate Deutch F79 chromosome 2, USDA_Rmic, whole genome shotgun sequence genome contains the following:
- the LOC142783824 gene encoding uncharacterized protein LOC142783824: protein MTVPPGEQWLPEAKALWTATPSSTSTAPLHIKAQPPPAPPRGLCDCTSTQPSNPLIFAMQTIVHMITSQLLLTSVRIFAGASSGCAQPCFAAASGCYHVSPVTSRPGMTVPPGEQWLPEAKALWTATPSSTSTAPLHIKAQPPPAPPRGLCDCTSTQPSNPLIFAMQVSKSYALFAKKTSNYVLVQLPSPRCCLAIAAECVSVIHSLLMLSGDVETNPGPGGNDAVLTELQKIAAGQSKVITEVQSLKSQLITTDRTLTDLCKRMTDLEAHYQALIPIRDDIEKMRADTSSMSRKIEELEDRLDDAENRSRRNNLIFYGISDPTDSETWNDSEKIIIDFCHKNLGITVGPHDFERAHRLGRHSFGRNRPIIVKFTCYKTKDSILSNGRKLRNTNFSIGEDFSLSVRHARKQLIAFAKAKSAKFSLRYKTLHIGPKRYIFDKLSSTVKEIT from the coding sequence ATGACCGTGCCGCCAGGGGAGCAGTGGCTACCGGAGGCCAAAGCATTGTGGACGGCCACACCATCATCGACATCAACAGCTCCGCTGCATATAAAAGCGCAACCACCGCCGGCACCGCCCcgtgggctctgtgactgcacctcaacgcagccatctaaCCCGCTAATCTTTGCGATGCAGACGATCGTCCATATGATCACCAGCCAGCTACTGCTGACCTCGGTGCGCATCTTTGCCGGTGCGTCATCGGGGTGCGCACAGCCGTGCTTCGCAGCGGCGTCGGGATGCTACCACGTGTCGCCTGTCACCAGCCGACCCGGGATGACCGTGCCGCCAGGGGAGCAGTGGCTACCGGAGGCCAAAGCATTGTGGACGGCCACACCATCATCGACATCAACAGCTCCGCTGCATATAAAAGCGCAACCACCGCCGGCACCGCCCcgtgggctctgtgactgcacctcaacgcagccatctaaCCCGCTAATCTTTGCGATGCAGGTTAGTAAATCCTACGCGCTGTTTgcaaaaaaaactagcaattacGTTTTGGTGCAGTTACCGAGCCCACGGTGCTGTCTCGCCATTGCCGCCGAAtgtgtttccgttattcattccTTGTTGATGTTGTCAGGAGATGTGGAAACTAACCCTGGCCCTGGCGGAAACGATGCCGTGTTGACAGAACTTCAGAAAATAGCCGCAGGCCAATCCAAAGTAATTACTGAAGTACAGAGCCTCAAATCTCAGCTAATTACTACTGATAGAACATTAACGGATTTATGCAAACGGATGACCGACCTAGAAGCACACTACCAGGCCCTTATTCCTATCCGAGACGACATCGAAAAGATGCGGGCAGACACAAGCAGCATGTCTCGCAAGATCGAGGAGTTAGAAGACCGCCTAGATGACGCGGAAAATCGATCACGTCGAAACAATCTCATCTTTTATGGCATCTCCGACCCTACTGACAGCGAGACATGGAACGATTCAGAAAAAATAATTATCGATTTCTGCCATAAGAATCTAGGAATAACCGTAGGACCTCATGACTTCGAAAGAGCTCATCGCCTTGGTCGTCATTCGTTCGGTAGAAATCGCCCCATAATCGTAAAATTCACATGTTACAAAACAAAGGACTCGATCCTATCAAATGGCCGGAAATTAAGAAATACTAACTTCAGCATTGGAGAGGACTTTTCGCTCTCCGTTCGACACGCGCGAAAACAATTAATAGCATTTGCCAAGGCTAAATCTGCTAAGTTCTCCTTGCGGTATAAAACCCTGCACATCGGTCCAAAACGTTATATTTTTGATAAGTTGTCTAGCACAGTTAAAGAAATCACATAG